A window from Vigna angularis cultivar LongXiaoDou No.4 chromosome 7, ASM1680809v1, whole genome shotgun sequence encodes these proteins:
- the LOC108343868 gene encoding ABC transporter G family member 31-like, whose translation MAASDGSEYFELGSLHSESFAMASNSETVAEDEEELQWAALSRLPSQKRINYALLRASSSRAQPPTQDLVDVRKLSRSRRELVVKKALATTDQDNYRLLCAIKERFDRVGLEVPKIEVRFRNLNVSANVQIGSRALPTLINYTRDCFEGILTKMRLCKPKRHALTILNNISGVIKPGRMTLLLGPPGAGKTSLLLALAGKLDNNLKTTGSITYNGCEVDDFYVRRTSAYISQTDDHVAELTVRECLDFGARCQGAEEGFAAYTTELGRLEKERNIRPSAEVDAFMKASSVGGKKHSVNTDYILKVLGLDICSETIVGNDMMRGVSGGQKKRVTTGEMIVGPRKTLFMDEISTGLDSSTTFQIVKCIKNFVHQMDATVLMALLQPAPETFELFDDLVLLSEGYVVYQGPREDVLDFFQSLGFQLPPRKGIADFLQEVTSKKDQAQYWADPSKPYVFVSVAEIAQAFKNSKFGKYMESLQSYPLDTSKGHPSALARTKYAVPRWDLAKACFSRELLLIRRHSFLYIFRTCQVAFVGFVTCTVFLRTRLHPTDEVYGRLYLSALFFGMVHMMFNGFSELPLLISRLPVFYKQRDNLFYPAWAWSVTSWVLRVPYSVVEAVIWTVVVYYSVGFAPSAGRFFRYMLLLFLMHQMALGLFRMMAAVARDMVLANTYGSASLLIVFLLGGFIIPKAMIKPWWIWGYWLSPLTYGQRAITVNEFTATRWMKKSENGGSTVGYNVLVSQSLPTADYWYWIGISVVLVYSLFFNNMVTVALTFLNPPQKARTVIPSDDDSEKKSSRDGSNHVYETSPRAKSAREDSNKKGMILPFQPLTMTFHNVNYFVDMPKEISKQGIPETRLQLLTNVSGVFSPGVLTALVGSSGAGKTTLMDVLAGRKTGGYIEGEIKISGYPKEQRTFARVSGYVEQNDIHSPQVTIEESLLFSSALRLPKEVGVAKRLEFVEQVMKLVELDALRNALVGMPGSSGLSTEQRKRLTIAVELVANPSIIFMDEPTSGLDARAAAIVMRAVRNTVDTGRTVVCTIHQPSIDIFEAFDDLLLMKRGGRVIYGGKLGVQSQIMIDYFQGIRGIPPIPNGYNPATWVLEVTTPATEEKLNIDFAEAYKNSDQYRGVESSILQFGHPPAGSEPLKFDSMYSLNLFSQFLRCLWKQNLVYWRSPSYNAMRLYFTTISALIFGTVFWDVGSKRESTQELFVVMGAMYSACMFLGVNNSSSVQPIVSIERTVFYREKAAGMYSPIAYAAAQGLIEVPYIAVQTIVFGIITYFMINFERTAAKFFLYLVFMFLTFTYFTFYGMMAVGLTPSQHLAAVISSAFYSLWNLLSGFLIPKSSIPGWWIWFYYICPIAWTLRGIITSQLGDVETIIVGPGFQGSVKEYLAVTLGYDSKINGFSAVGLSAIVLIGFIILFFGSFAVSVKVLNFQKR comes from the exons ATGGCGGCTTCCGATGGAAGCGAATACTTCGAATTAGGGTCACTCCATAGCGAGAGCTTCGCTATGGCCTCCAACTCCGAGACCGTGGCCGAGGATGAAGAGGAGCTGCAGTGGGCGGCGCTCTCCAGGTTGCCGTCGCAGAAGCGCATCAACTACGCACTCCTCCGCGCATCTTCTTCCCGTGCTCAACCTCCTACGCAAGACTTAGTTGACGTCCGAAAGCTGAGCCGCTCTCGCCGGGAACTCGTCGTTAAGAAAGCTCTGGCCACCACCGACCAAGACAACTACCGCCTTCTCTGCGCCATAAAAGAACGCTTCGACAG GGTTGGGTTGGAGGTGCCGAAGATCGAGGTGAGATTCAGGAACCTGAACGTCTCTGCCAATGTTCAAATTGGTTCTAGAGCTCTACCAACACTGATTAACTATACTCGTGATTGCTTCGAG GGAATCCTAACTAAGATGAGGTTATGCAAACCTAAACGGCATGCCCTTACCATACTGAACAATATCAGTGGCGTTATCAAGCCAGGAAG GATGACTCTGCTATTAGGACCTCCGGGAGCAGGTAAAACCAGCTTACTTCTGGCTCTCGCGGGCAAGCTTGATAACAACCTCAAG ACAACGGGTAGTATAACATACAATGGCTGCGAGGTGGACGATTTTTATGTTCGACGGACTTCTGCATACATTAGTCAAACAGATGATCACGTTGCGGAACTGACGGTAAGAGAATGTTTGGATTTTGGTGCTAGATGTCAAGGTGCAGAAGAAGGTTTTGCAG CATATACAACTGAACTTGGCCGCCTAGAGAAGGAAAGGAACATAAGACCTAGTGCAGAAGTTGACGCGTTTATGAAG GCATCATCTGTCGGAGGTAAGAAACACAGCGTGAATACGGATTACATTTTGAAAGTGCTTGGTCTCGATATATGTTCGGAGACAATAGTTGGCAACGATATGATGCGAGGGGTTTCTGGGGGCCAAAAGAAAAGAGTTACAACAG GAGAGATGATTGTTGGTCCAAGAAAAACACTATTTATGGATGAGATATCAACTGGTCTTGATAGCTCCACTACGTTCCAGATAGTAAAATGCATAAAGAACTTTGTTCATCAAATGGACGCTACAGTACTCATGGCTCTCCTTCAGCCAGCTCCTGAGACATTTGAGCTATTTGATGATCTGGTGCTTCTGTCAGAAGGGTACGTGGTATATCAAGGTCCTCGAGAAGACGTGCTCGACTTTTTTCAGTCATTAGGTTTTCAACTTCCACCTCGTAAGGGGATTGCTGACTTTCTACAGGAG GTGACATCTAAAAAGGATCAAGCACAATACTGGGCAGACCCTTCAAAACCATATGTGTTCGTCTCAGTTGCTGAAATTGCACAAGCCTTTAAAAATTCGAAATTTGGAAAGTATATGGAATCCTTGCAAAGTTATCCACTTGATACATCAAAAGGTCATCCTTCAGCTTTGGCTAGAACTAAATATGCCGTGCCAAGATGGGATCTTGCCAAAGCTTGTTTTTCTCGAGAACTCCTCTTGATAAGAAGGCATAGCTTTCTTTATATCTTTAGGACCTGCCAG GTTGCTTTTGTTGGATTTGTCACATGTACAGTATTCCTACGAACAAGGTTACATCCCACAGATGAGGTTTATGGACGCCTTTATCTTTCTGCTCTATTTTTTGGGATGGTTCACATGATGTTTAATGGATTTTCTGAGCTACCACTCTTGATAAGTCGGCTTCCAGTATTTTATAAACAAAGAGATAATTTGTTCTATCCTGCATGGGCGTGGTCTGTTACCAGTTGGGTTCTACGTGTACCCTATTCCGTTGTTGAGGCTGTTATATGGACTGTTGTTGTATATTACAGTGTTGGATTTGCTCCATCAGCAGGAAG GTTTTTTCGCTACatgcttttactttttttaatgcATCAAATGGCATTAGGTCTCTTCCGTATGATGGCAGCTGTTGCACGAGATATGGTTCTTGCCAACACATATGGATCAGCTTCACTACTTATTGTATTCTTACTAGGAGGATTTATTATACCTAAAG CAATGATTAAACCGTGGTGGATTTGGGGCTACTGGTTGTCCCCCCTTACCTATGGACAACGTGCTATCACAGTTAATGAATTTACTGCTACAAGATGGATGAAG AAATCCGAGAATGGGGGGAGCACAGTTGGTTACAATGTCCTAGTCTCACAGAGCCTACCAACTGCTGACTACTGGTACTGGATTGGTATTTCAGTTGTACTTGTCTATTCGCTTTTTTTCAACAACATGGTCACTGTGGCCTTGACCTTTCTGAATC CCCCACAAAAAGCACGAACAGTTATTCCAAGTGACGATGACTCGGAAAAGAAATCTTCAAGAGACG GCAGTAATCATGTCTATGAAACGAGTCCCCGCGCCAAATCTGCGAGAGAGGACAGTAATAAGAAAGGAATGATTCTTCCATTTCAACCACTGACAATGACATTCCATAATGtgaattattttgttgatatgcCAAAG GAGATAAGCAAGCAAGGAATACCTGAAACGCGGTTGCAGCTGTTGACAAACGTGAGCGGTGTTTTCTCACCCGGTGTACTTACAGCGTTAGTGGGATCAAGTGGGGCTGGAAAGACCACTTTGATGGACGTACTGGCTGGTAGGAAAACTGGAGGCTACATAGAAGGGGAGATTAAAATTTCGGGTTACCCAAAAGAGCAACGAACATTTGCCAGAGTATCAGGATATGTTGAGCAAAATGATATTCATTCTCCTCAAGTAACAATTGAGGAGTCACTATTGTTTTCTTCAGCTCTTCGCCTTCCCAAGGAAGTTGGAGTTGCTAAAAGACTT GAGTTTGTTGAACAAGTGATGAAACTAGTTGAGCTTGATGCTTTGAGAAATGCTTTGGTTGGTATGCCAGGTAGTTCTGGCTTATCAACTGAGCAGAGAAAGCGATTAACAATAGCAGTGGAGCTTGTGGCAAACCCTTCCATTATTTTTATGGATGAGCCTACTTCTGGACTTGATGCACGTGCAGCAGCTATTGTTATGCGAGCTGTTCGAAATACTGTTGATACTGGTAGAACTGTAGTTTGCACCATACATCAACCAAGTATTGATATATTTGAAGCATTTGATGAT TTACTTCTTATGAAACGTGGCGGACGAGTAATATATGGGGGAAAACTGGGTGTTCAGTCACAGATAATGATTGATTACTTTCAG GGAATAAGAGGAATTCCCCCCATTCCGAATGGGTACAATCCGGCCACCTGGGTGCTTGAGGTTACTACGCCTGCTACTGAAGAGAAACTTAATATAGATTTTGCAGAAGCTTACAAGAATTCGGATCAATACAG GGGGGTGGAGTCTTCTATCTTGCAATTTGGGCATCCTCCTGCAGGATCTGAACCACTGAaatttgattctatgtattcGCTAAATCTGTTTTCCCAATTTTTACGATGCCTATGGAAGCAAAATCTTGTATACTGGAGAAGTCCATCGTATAATGCGATGAGGTTATACTTCACCACAATAAGTGCTCTGATATTTGGTACCGTATTTTGGGATGTTGGCTCAAAAAG GGAATCAACTCAAGAGCTGTTCGTGGTTATGGGAGCTATGTATTCTGCATGCATGTTTCTTGGGGTAAATAACTCTTCTTCTGTACAGCCAATTGTTTCAATAGAAAGGACTGTGTTCTATAGAGAGAAAGCTGCTGGTATGTACTCTCCAATAGCTTATGCTGCAGCCCAG GGGCTAATAGAGGTACCATACATCGCTGTTCAGACGATAGTATTCGGTATAATCACATATTTCATGATCAATTTTGAAAGGACAGCAG CAAAGTTTTTTCTCTATCTGGTGTTCATGTTCCTAACGTTCACCTACTTCACCTTTTACGGCATGATGGCCGTTGGTCTTACACCTTCCCAGCATCTAGCAGCTGTTATTTCTTCAGCATTTTACTCCCTGTGGAATCTTCTCTCAGGTTTTCTCATCCCAAAATCG AGTATTCCCGGGTGGTGGATTTGGTTCTATTATATCTGCCCGATTGCATGGACGTTACGTGGTATTATAACGTCTCAGCTTGGTGATGTGGAAACCATTATAGTGGGACCTGGATTCCAGGGCAGCGTGAAAGAGTATTTAGCTGTTACTCTTGGATATGACTCTAAAATCAACGGATTTTCAGCAGTGGGCCTTTCCGCCATTGTGCTTATTGGATTTATCATTCTCTTCTTTGGTTCTTTCGCTGTATCAGTCAAAGTCTTGAATTTCCAAAAGAGATAA